From Zea mays cultivar B73 chromosome 3, Zm-B73-REFERENCE-NAM-5.0, whole genome shotgun sequence:
CAAGAGTGGCGCCTGCTTGTACCTGGTACTGCCCAGCCCCATCGTTCTCGGCACCCGCCGTCGTCTCATTCTCATTCTTTCCGGAGGAGCTCCTACTCCCTGCTCCGCTCTTCCGCCACCGCCAGCGGCGGTATAATCCGCATCTGCCTCCCCAGTCGCCGAAGGCCGCGATTTCGTGCTGTAATAAGTGTTGCCAGCTGAGAATGAGTTGCTGCTCCTCTTTGCCTCCCGGGCAGCAGCAGTGTTGTTATTGTTGTCCAGAAGCTCATCCCATCCTCCATATCCACCGCTGCTTTTGTTGCCTCCGCCATCTCCACTGCTGCTGCTCTTGGTGCTATCATCAGCTCCAACAGCAGCTGAGGCAGCATCAGCAAAATCGTTAGAGACACTTGACTGGTAGCTctgcctccctctcctcccctcatAATAGCTGCTGCTGTATCTGCCTCGACCACCTGTTGCAAAGTCAGTGGCGTCCCTAGGGAaatcttcctcctcctcctcctcctcttggacTGGTCTCCTCCACCTGTCGTCACGGTTGCCTTTTCTCCTTGGCCATACAGCGTCAATTATAAATGATATGGCCGACTGACCGAGCGGGATCGCCATGGCCATTAGAAAGGCCTTTAGCCCTGTTACAGCAAACATGGATGCAAGCATCACCGGTAGCATGAATCCGTACGTCTTGAATACCTACTCACAAGTACAGAAAGCAGCAGGCCATTTGATTAGTCACTACAACAATGAAGCACAATTATTCGTCCATCGATTGATTACAGTACTGATGCATGCTACATTACTGATGGAATGGAAAGCAGCATGAACTGGAGCTGACAAGTCTAGGTTAGTTGATTGTAAGTTAAGATCCCAATCAGAGAATTATAAGCAGAGATTTGGTTTAATTAGATCTACCAGGCAAAAGCATTATACAGTTGCTTGAATTAATACCAGAGAGAGAAAAAAATGGAAGACGATTTGATTTAATTTGAAGCATTTTTAGTTATAACTAAGAATGAGTGGCAAAGGATCTATGGTCCCCATCCACTGTCCAGACAGGTAACATTAGTACCTATGAGTCTATGACTATGAAGGTTCAAGCACGCAGGAAAATAGAAATTATTGATGGCATATTGACAGAGGGTACCAGAAAGGAAGGAAAGGAGCAGAAATTTTACACAATACGTATGTACCAGACCTTGGAGAACCAGGGCTCGTCGAACATCTCCCCAGCCCCTCCAAATCCGGGGAACGCAGCCTCATCCTCGTAATCGTAGTCGTAACCGTAACCGTACTCGTCCTCCTCTAGAGAAGAGGAACCGTAGTCTTCTTGGCTGCCGTCGGGGTCGGACCACCACTTCCGCCTCGTCGCCCTGCTGCTCGTGGTGGCGGCGGTGCTGTCTCTTCCATGGGCGTCGCCGTTGGAGAACCACCAGCCGGAGGAGCGGTGGCGGAGAGAGGAGCAGAGAGGAAGGGGCGGTTTGCCTGGTGGGGCTGGAACTGGAGGCGCAGGGGCAACAGCTACCATCAGTCGG
This genomic window contains:
- the LOC100276357 gene encoding uncharacterized protein LOC100276357; its protein translation is MLGVGLGVRLMVAVAPAPPVPAPPGKPPLPLCSSLRHRSSGWWFSNGDAHGRDSTAATTSSRATRRKWWSDPDGSQEDYGSSSLEEDEYGYGYDYDYEDEAAFPGFGGAGEMFDEPWFSKVFKTYGFMLPVMLASMFAVTGLKAFLMAMAIPLGQSAISFIIDAVWPRRKGNRDDRWRRPVQEEEEEEEDFPRDATDFATGGRGRYSSSYYEGRRGRQSYQSSVSNDFADAASAAVGADDSTKSSSSGDGGGNKSSGGYGGWDELLDNNNNTAAAREAKRSSNSFSAGNTYYSTKSRPSATGEADADYTAAGGGGRAEQGVGAPPERMRMRRRRVPRTMGLGSTRYKQAPLLMRLLVAVFPFLGSWFSVL